Genomic segment of Nothobranchius furzeri strain GRZ-AD chromosome 12, NfurGRZ-RIMD1, whole genome shotgun sequence:
AAACCCTTGGATTTAATAGCGGATTGAACCTCTTTTGGCAGTAAGAAGTTCAACCaaatgtttcctgtagttcagatcaGACCTTAGGAATTCATCTTTTCTTCCATGAGAGCAATCCCCCCCAGGCCCTGACGCAGCAAAGCAGCCTCAACCACGATGCCCCACCACCATACTTCTCAGTAGGGATGAGTTTCGGATGTTGCTGTACTGAGCCTCTTTTTCTCCACGCAGTGTTGGGTAGTTCTTTCAACAACtcaattctggttccatttgtccaaagaatatGTGCTAAAAGGGTTGTTGGCACATCCCATTGATTTCTTTCAGTCTTTAGCTGATGCTTGGATTCTTCTCCTCATTGAGCATTATTGAACAGTTATTGCTGTCAAAGGAGCTTCAACTATTTATTGTTCACATACTTTTTCCACGTGCACTCTGAATGTTTACTTAATGcattattttagtttgaaaacaCATAATTCTATGTGTGGTATTTTAAGGCAGACTGATTATTGTTGTTGCTTAGAATATCAGATCACATTTTACGGCCAATTTGTTTTTAGAtattttgatgctaatttcagaaCGGGGTATTTAACCCTAAGCTTTacatgtacttttttttttgtccttaagAACATGAAGTAGAGACTCATGCCAATTGTTTGTTTTTCAGATTACCATGGGTGCAGCAAGACTTAAAGTCATCTTGGGCGAAAACAATGTGGAAAAATTGATTCTTCCAAATGGTATACCCCAGTCTTTATTAGAACTTGTCAATGTCGTAAAGAACACCTTTGGAATCACAACAGAAATTCGCCTGCAATACATGGACCAAGATTTTGGAAATGAGTTCTTCAATCTAAACGCAACCTCTGAACTGCAGGATTTGGGAACAATCAAGGTGGTTCAACAGGAAGTTGTTCCACtcataatcacacttactgatgATGTTTCATCAGCTTGTGCCACTTTTGATGCTGTTGATTGCTCTTTACAGGCATCAAACAACACAAACATACTCCCTTCTCCTCCAAAACTGTCATTTCGAAGCGTGCAGTGGCCGGCGGTGTTTCCTATTCCACAATTTTCGTATGACACCGAGCTTGTGCTTGAAAGGGGAAATGCTGAATACAAATCATCCTCCAAATTGGTGTATCTCAGCACAAGAACCAAATCTGACATTCTGAACAAAGTATCTGAAGAAATCTTCAAGTACAAAGCTTATCCATGTGATGAACACTTTGTTGCAGTGGCAGAAGCTTTAATCAAAAAACATCCGTGTTTGAAGGAACCTGGATCCTCAAATGGATGGTACGGATGGAAGCAGAGGCTCAAGTACAAAATGGGAAATCTTAGAACCCAGCTCAGACTGCACGGGTGCCCAGAGGTAGCTGTTAACTCCATGAAGTCCAAAGTTACAGAAGGATCTTCTGGCAGAAACGTAAAAAGGCCTAAAAGGGCAGAAGCTAACTTTTATCCATCTTTGCCAACTGGGGACACTTCCGAATCCCTTGAACAGGAAAGACTTTCACTTCTGACTGAAGTGAAAATAAGACACAATGACCGGGTCATTGCAGACAAAATGGCACGCACTTTTGCATACAGGCGACAAGAGGTGGTGGACGGTGAGCCAAGAATCCAGGATTTTAAGGGTCGATGGCCGGCTCTTTTTGATCAACGCGAGGTAAGAAGACATTGTTATTTAATTTAATCGTTGACAGAGGCTTTATATATTAAAGCTTTTATGTTTTTCTTGCAGATCAATGCAGAGTTCCAGAGGCTTGTAGCTCTTCCCCTAGAGCAGAAGTTTTTTTCCCAACTTGACAAGTACTCCACCAAATTGATGACCGCCATTCGCTCAAGAGGAGGATCAACCAGGGAGAAGATATCTGGGCTGACACAAATCTTTGACCAGGTGAACTAAATTCAGGAGACCAATGATGAGTAaccaaagaaaaacacaatgttGGCTTTGTTTCTTATTACATTGTATCTCTCAAAACTAGACCGAAGACGTCAACAAAAAAAGAGAGTGTGTCCTGAAAGCCCTCGTCCCTTTCCTTGGAGAGGATGGAAATGCTTTCATCAAAGAATACACGGTAAGTAAATCTTTAAACGggtaaataaaaatgttctgAATGATTGTGTGTATAAAGTGTTTAGCTTAGAACTATTGTCCTTTTGGGCACCACAAGGACAATATTTGGTAGAAAATTAAGTTTTACTAAAATACCAAAAATTACCAGACGTGGCAGCCTCATAGCGCTTTCACACAAGGATCAGATCAGCTCACTTTGGCCCAGCATCACTCGGCCGGTCTCGGTCCAGTTGTGTTCAGATTGCTGTCTGAGGAATCGGGCCATGGGCGGAGACAGCAGGCGGGGGGAAGGAAGGCAGGTAAACAGGGGGACAGCATTGAGGATAGCGTGGGATATCACGGAAGAAAACAACAAaggttgatgtttttttttttttactttgtgcgcAGACTGCGgttcttttaaaagaaaataccgtagtttcacgaccataaggcgcagcttcagttacgtgtctttttggtatttaacacatacaaaaggcgcaccagGTTATAGGGTGCGGGCgtgggcacggtaaaacgtaccggtaaaacatctgtgcgggttcgggactcggaacatatcagtgcaaaccagacattgtgaaaattataacagccaaaagcatgcttcactttatgggctcgacacacgggaggcgacatcgcctctcctccatt
This window contains:
- the LOC139061512 gene encoding uncharacterized protein isoform X3, producing the protein MGAARLKVILGENNVEKLILPNGIPQSLLELVNVVKNTFGITTEIRLQYMDQDFGNEFFNLNATSELQDLGTIKVVQQEVVPLIITLTDDVSSACATFDAVDCSLQASNNTNILPSPPKLSFRSVQWPAVFPIPQFSYDTELVLERGNAEYKSSSKLVYLSTRTKSDILNKVSEEIFKYKAYPCDEHFVAVAEALIKKHPCLKEPGSSNGWYGWKQRLKYKMGNLRTQLRLHGCPEVAVNSMKSKVTEGSSGRNVKRPKRAEANFYPSLPTGDTSESLEQERLSLLTEVKIRHNDRVIADKMARTFAYRRQEVVDGEPRIQDFKGRWPALFDQREINAEFQRLVALPLEQKFFSQLDKYSTKLMTAIRSRGGSTREKISGLTQIFDQTEDVNKKRECVLKALVPFLGEDGNAFIKEYTDSHRAEMQKDLEDVTMAVYVIRSEGDELQGPPEDIGIVIEGVEVLDRLSSVGTACALLLGLIYILNLAYPKVLRFTFEVLQKIIMELEPQKMSPKVQNLYVKLLNMN
- the LOC139061512 gene encoding uncharacterized protein isoform X1 — encoded protein: MVPSFPSLSCVLYRDHENDRNTSPSEDSLKALLIPFCLVQCNSLVENHPTSGIANITMGAARLKVILGENNVEKLILPNGIPQSLLELVNVVKNTFGITTEIRLQYMDQDFGNEFFNLNATSELQDLGTIKVVQQEVVPLIITLTDDVSSACATFDAVDCSLQASNNTNILPSPPKLSFRSVQWPAVFPIPQFSYDTELVLERGNAEYKSSSKLVYLSTRTKSDILNKVSEEIFKYKAYPCDEHFVAVAEALIKKHPCLKEPGSSNGWYGWKQRLKYKMGNLRTQLRLHGCPEVAVNSMKSKVTEGSSGRNVKRPKRAEANFYPSLPTGDTSESLEQERLSLLTEVKIRHNDRVIADKMARTFAYRRQEVVDGEPRIQDFKGRWPALFDQREINAEFQRLVALPLEQKFFSQLDKYSTKLMTAIRSRGGSTREKISGLTQIFDQTEDVNKKRECVLKALVPFLGEDGNAFIKEYTDSHRAEMQKDLEDVTMAVYVIRSEGDELQGPPEDIGIVIEGVEVLDRLSSVGTACALLLGLIYILNLAYPKVLRFTFEVLQKIIMELEPQKMSPKVQNLYVKLLNMN
- the LOC139061512 gene encoding uncharacterized protein isoform X2 — encoded protein: MEEITMGAARLKVILGENNVEKLILPNGIPQSLLELVNVVKNTFGITTEIRLQYMDQDFGNEFFNLNATSELQDLGTIKVVQQEVVPLIITLTDDVSSACATFDAVDCSLQASNNTNILPSPPKLSFRSVQWPAVFPIPQFSYDTELVLERGNAEYKSSSKLVYLSTRTKSDILNKVSEEIFKYKAYPCDEHFVAVAEALIKKHPCLKEPGSSNGWYGWKQRLKYKMGNLRTQLRLHGCPEVAVNSMKSKVTEGSSGRNVKRPKRAEANFYPSLPTGDTSESLEQERLSLLTEVKIRHNDRVIADKMARTFAYRRQEVVDGEPRIQDFKGRWPALFDQREINAEFQRLVALPLEQKFFSQLDKYSTKLMTAIRSRGGSTREKISGLTQIFDQTEDVNKKRECVLKALVPFLGEDGNAFIKEYTDSHRAEMQKDLEDVTMAVYVIRSEGDELQGPPEDIGIVIEGVEVLDRLSSVGTACALLLGLIYILNLAYPKVLRFTFEVLQKIIMELEPQKMSPKVQNLYVKLLNMN